A genomic stretch from Flavobacterium humidisoli includes:
- a CDS encoding DUF4494 domain-containing protein, with translation MSATWYECKVKYRKTDETGGQKVLTEPYLVDALSYTEAEKRMTEEMAAYTSEEFKITAIKVANYAEIHPFENADRWFKSKITLIAYDEESGKERKTSMYMLVQANDVREAFDNTLHVMKNTMGEYSIPAISETAIMDVFPYFSGEEGETEMLERFNALKASKPEKPEAEMIDHMEFETAVEE, from the coding sequence ATGAGCGCAACTTGGTACGAATGCAAAGTAAAATATAGAAAGACAGATGAAACCGGAGGACAAAAAGTTTTAACCGAGCCCTATTTGGTTGATGCTTTGTCTTACACAGAAGCTGAAAAAAGAATGACTGAAGAAATGGCCGCGTATACAAGTGAAGAATTTAAAATCACGGCTATCAAAGTGGCAAATTATGCCGAAATTCATCCTTTTGAGAATGCGGACAGATGGTTTAAATCTAAAATCACTCTAATTGCTTATGATGAAGAAAGTGGCAAGGAAAGAAAAACAAGCATGTATATGCTGGTTCAGGCAAACGATGTTCGCGAAGCCTTTGACAACACACTTCACGTAATGAAAAATACAATGGGCGAATATTCTATTCCGGCCATTTCAGAAACAGCAATTATGGATGTTTTCCCTTATTTCAGCGGTGAAGAAGGCGAAACAGAAATGCTAGAAAGATTCAACGCTTTAAAAGCGTCTAAGCCAGAAAAACCAGAGGCAGAAATGATCGACCACATGGAATTTGAAACTGCTGTAGAGGAGTAA